GTGGCCGATATTTTCTGTGGCTGATGGAAACGCTGGATCGCCAATCTCCTTCTAAGTCACAGAGAGGTAACTCCTTTTTGCTATTCAGGCGGGACAAGGTGTAAAACATCTCGAAAGACTGGGTGAAAAGGAGGCCGCGTGTCTGAAGTTACAATTACTCGGGCAGTGCGAATGCCGGACCAATTCCGCATCGCGCGGTTTTTGTCCAATCCGAAGCTGGGTCCGCGGCTTTTGTTCTTCAGCGGCGGCTCCGCGCTGAATGATGTTTCGAGGTGCCTGAAACGGTACACGCACAACTCCATACACCTTGTGACGCCTTTTGATTCCGGAGGCAGTTCACAAGGGTTGCGGCTTGCATTCAACATGCCAGCGATCGGTGATCTCAGAAGCCGTTTGATGGCTCTTGCGGATGAGACCGTTCTTGGTCAGCCTGATGTGTTCCGGCTATTCACACATCGGTTTTCCAAAGAGTCTGGGCAAGAGGAATTGGCAGGTGATCTGGAGGCGATGATTGCCGGCATTCATCCGCTCGTTGCAGTCGTTGAACAACCAATGCGGACGCTTATTCAAAATCAGCTGCGGACGTTTCAGGAGGGGTGCCCGCCAACGTTTGATTTGCGCGGCGCAAGCATCGGCAATCTTATTCTTGCCGGTGGCTATCTCAACCAAAACAAACAGCTGGAACCAATTATTTTCCTGGTCGCAAAACTTGTTGGCGTCCTCGGCCATGTTAAGGCCGTTTCTGATGACAATCTGCATCTGGCAGCCAAGCTCGCGACTGGCGACATTGTCGTCGGACAGCACCTTCTGACAGGCAAAGAACAAGCGCCGCTGACGTCGCCGATTGAGGAGATTTTTCTGAACAGAAGCTTGCAGACCCGGGAGCCGGCGGTATCCGTGTTCCCGGAGCGCAATACGGCTTTGGTGCAGTCTGCGGATCTCATTTGCTATTCTCCAGGCAGCCTTTACACAAGCCTGATTGCCAGCCTGTTGCCTCGGGGTGTTGGCCGCGCTGTTGCTAGCCGCACCGTTCCCAAAGTGTATGTGCCCAGTTTGGGTCATGATCCGGAAGCGCCTGGAATGACGCTTGAAGATCGCGTTCAAGTATTGCTTGCTTATCTTCGAAAAGATGCCGGTAGCGATTGCCCGGTAGAGCGGCTGTTGAATTTTGTCGTAACGGATCAAGGTACGGAAGAAGATGATATCGCGGCAGTGGAGCAACTTGGCATTACCGTTTTGCGGCTGGATCTGATATCCAGCAAATCAGATCCTTATTACGACCCAGTGCCGCTCTGCGAAGCGCTGGTGTCCCTGACTTGACCGATAAAGGATGCGAAGGAAACGCCCATGAAACGGACCCCGATGCTGAATCGGCACATGAGTACGCTGATCGCCTCCCTCGGGCACATGGATGAAATCGTTATTGCTGACGCTGGTCTGCCGGTGCCGCCAGGCGTCTATGTCATTGACATTGCCGTGTCGCCTGGGGTGCCCGGCTTCTTTGATGTCCTGGATGTTCTGACGAGCGAATTGGTGGTTGAGAAAGCTGTTTTTGCCGAAGAGGCAAGTGCGGAACTCGCGACCGAAATCGAAGTCCGGTTGGCCCATTGGGCCGCGGAAACCGGCAAGCCGATCGAGCATGACCGGGTGCCTCACGAGGACTTCAAAACTCGGACGAAGCAGGCCCGCGCTGTTATTCGCACGGGCGAATGCACGCCTTATGCGAATGTCATTCTTGTCTCGGGTGTACCTTTCTAACAGCCTAATATACAGATTTGCCAACATCGAGCCCGCGCCTTATCAGCGCGGGCTTTTTTTGTTTTGTTTGAAGTGCTGGTCGAACAGCTGCAGGCGAGTGTATGCGTGGTAACGCTGTCGAGTTGGCGTGGCGGGTGCCGTTTGGATCTGTTCCGAAACCTTTCCAATCAAAGTTTCGTTTGTTTACCAGAGCCTTCCCGTTCTGCAAAAACGAATTTTCGAGTTTCCGAAACCGATTTTGTTGACTTCCGAAATCGGTTTTGGAACCATAATCGAAATAATACGCCTTCGGTTATTTGAACCGTAGGCAAGAATGAATTCGGGCCTGTTGGCCTTTGGGAGGAAATATGTCGGGTCACCGCGGGTCAGTGACGATTGACGACGTTGCGCGCCATGTGGGTGTCGCAAAGGGAACCGTTTCGCGGGTCCTGAACAACTACACCGACATTTCCGAGGCCACCCGCGAACGCATCCTCAAAGCCGTCAAGGATCTTGGCTATCAGCCTTCGGCGACTGCCCGTAACTTGAAACGCGGCCGGCAGGATACGCTCGGCATTGTCATTCCGGTAGGACATGGCAATGGCGCTGATCCATTCCTGTCTGAATTTATCGATGGGATCGCACGAGCTTTGGATGAACTCGGGATAGATCTCCTGGTGACAACCGCCCACTCCCGGGATCACATGATCGAGACACTTCAGCGGCTCATTGCCCGGCGGAAGGTCGATGGTTTTATTCTCACGAGAACCGAAGTTGAAGATCCGCGCATTGCGTTTTTGAGTGAGCAGGGCTTTCCCTTTGTCACGCATGGCCGGTCGCATCTTCCGGATACCCACGCGTGGTTCGACATCGACAATGAAAAGACCTTCGCCGATGGCGTGCGGCACGTCTACAGCCTCGGACACAGCCGCATTGGTTTTATCGGCGGATCGCTAGAGCTGAATTTCGCGCTCCAGCGGCGGGATGGCTACCGTGCCGGTCTCGAGGCGCTGGGCGTGCCTTTTGATCCCGCTCTTGAAACGATCGTGGACCTTGACGAAGAAGGCGGGCTGGCTGGAGCAGAACGGCTTCTTGCGGGCAACGATCTGCCGCCCACCGCCTTGTTGTGCGTGACAGACGCACTTGCGATTGGCGCTATTCAATATTGCCGGAAACATGGTCTGACCGTCGGTTCGGACGTTACGATCATCGGCTATGACGGGCTGCCATTTGGTGACTATCTCGAGCCCCCGCTCACCACCTTTTCGCAAAGTGCGTCGGAAGCAGGCAGTCGTGTTGCCCGCATGTTGATTGACGTTCTGGATGGCAAAGATCCGAAGACCCTCAAAGCACTTTCAGAAGCAACTTTGATCCGGCGTGCATCAGACGGTGCGCCGCTTAAAACACCGGAGGCACTGGCAGAAGTGCTCCGGTCCCGGCTGAACCAACAGCCATGACCTGGCAGTAAGGGAGACTGACATGATTGGGAGGAGCACTTTCCTGACCTCGACCATTGCGGGTGTACTCGCATTGGGTATTACGGTGGCTCAGGCGCAAACCCTGCGTTTTTGGACCACGGAAGAGCAGCCGGAACGGCTGGCGAAACAGGAAGAACTGGCCGCGGCCTTTAAAGACAAAACCGGCATCGAGGTTGATGTCATTCCAGTCACGGAATCTGACCTTGGAACCCGTGCCACTGCGGCTTTCGCTGCCGGTGACCTGCCGGACGTGATTTATCACACCCTGCAGTATGCGCTGCCTTGGGCAGAGGCCGGTATCCTAGACACCGAAGCGGCTACAGAGGTTCTGGAAAACCTTGGAACCGATACATTTGCGCCTGGCGCGGTGGCAATGGCCGCAGTCGAAGGTGGGATTGCTTCTGTGCCGGTTGATGGCTGGACGCAAATGGTCGTCTATCGCAAGGACCTTTTCGATGCGAATGGCCTCGCGGCTCCTGACAGCTACGAGAACATTTTGGCAGCGGTTGAGAAACTTCATAACCCGCCGGAAATGTTTGCATTTGTCGCAGCCACCAAGGTTGATGAGAACTTTATGAGCCAGGTGCTCGAGCATGTTCTATTGGCCAATGGCGTCAGCCCGGTCGGCAGTGATGGCTTCAAGCCGCTGGACGAGAAAAAGACGATCGAAGCACTCGAGTTCTATAAGGCAATTGCCGAGGCGTCTCCACCAGGAGATCTCTTCTGGAAGCAGTCTCGGGAGCTATACTTTGCTGGCAAAGCAGCGATGATCATCTGGTCTCCGTTCATTCTCGATGAGCTCGCCGGTCTTCGTGACAGCGCCCCGCCAACCATATCCGATGACCCGACTTCCAAAGAACTGGCCTCAAAAACCGGTATCGTGACAACCTTGAAGGGGCCGTCAAATCCGGATGGCGCTGCTTGGGGGGATGTGCGTTACTTCGGCATCACCAACGATGCGGACACGGACGCTGCCATGCAGTTCGTCGAGTTTTCTATGGATGACGGTTACATGTCGACCCTGTCGATCGCACCGGAAGGCAAGTTCCCGATCCGCCGAGGCACCAATGACAATCCGACAGCGTTTGTTGAAGGCTGGTCCAAGCTGCCGGTTGGTGTGGACCGCAAGGCGCCGTTGACCGATCTTTATGATGCGGAGACCATCAGCACGATTGTTTCTGGTCTCGACACGGCTGCGCGTTGGGGCGTCAAGGAAGGGCAGTTGTCTCTGGCCTCCAAGATCATCAACAGCCAGGCGATCAACCGGCTTGTCCGGGAATATATTGATGGCGAACGGGACGCGGCACAGACCGTTGCTCGGATGAACGAAGAACTGGCAAAGATCCAGTAACTCCATAATGGCCTGTGTTGTTTAAACACAGGCCAACCCCATCGGCCACCAACCCTCATGAAAAGAGGGCTTTTGCACTATGAAGTCTCGACGGGTTGAACCGTCGGGGCACAGGGACTTCTTGCCCTATCTCTGTCCGTTTGAAACTTGAGCAGGAAACCATGACCGCGCAGGACAAGACCATCGCCGAGCGCCGGCCGCCGAAAGGCATCGGACCGATGCAACGACGGGAGATGCGGCTCGCCTACCTGATGTTGGCGCCAACATTCCTGATCATTCTCGCCATTGTTGCAGGTCCTTTGTTTGCTAATTTCTGGATCAGCTTCAAGCCGGTTCAACTCGCTGATCTCCGGTCTCCGAGCGTTTTGGTAAACGAACGCATGCGCGGCAATCCGGAAAGTGCAGGCGATGTGGCGACACTCGAATACCGGATGCGCAACTCCTCGCAGGACAAGGAAATCCGCGATGTAGTTTTGCGGGATACCCTACCTGACGGGTTCGACGTAACGAACGTGCCCGAGGTTTGCGCGCTTCAGGGCGCGTCGATCACATGTGACATCGGCACTGTTCCGCCAAAATGGCGTGAGCGGTTGCGCTTTGAGGGGACTGTAACCGCGGCCTATTTGGCAGCCGACCGTCCCGAGCGGGCCAGCACCCCCGAGGTGTCGGGCGATGCAGACAATGTCCTTACAAACCTCGACTTCACCTTCGATAACTTCGTCCGGATCTTTGATGCAGATGAGTTTTGGTCGGTGCTGCGAGTGACATTCTATTACACGATTTTCGGGACTGCCGGAGCATTGGTGCTCGGGCTGTTCGCTGCGCAACTTTTGAATACGACGTTCAAGGGTCGCGGGTTTCTGCGCGGACTGTTCCTTTTTCCCTACGTCTCGCCGGTGATTGCCGTTGCCTTCACCTGGGTGGTTCTGTTTGACCCGTTTTCCGGAACCATAAACGCGCTTTTGACCAAAATGGGTGTCGTTGCGGACCCGATCAATTTCTTCGGTCAGCGGGCCGTGGAGTTTTCATTCTTCGGGATCCAGATGGAGTTTCCTCTGGCGCTTTCGACCGTGATCGCGTTTGAGGCTTGGCGCTATTTTCCCTTGTCTTTCCTGTTCATTCTCGCGCGCATGCAATCGCTCAACACAGATATCTATGAAGCGGCTGAAATGGATGGTGCAACGCCGTTGCAGCAGTTCTGGTACCTGTCCTTGCCGCAGTTGATGGGCATCTTGTCGGTCCTGTTCCTTCTCCGTTTCATTTGGACCTTCAACAAGTTCGATGACATCTTCCTTCTGACTGGCGGCAATGCCGGAACGAGAACGTTGACAGTTGATGTGTATGAACAAGGGTTTGCCCTGTCCAACCTTGGAGCAGGGGCTGCGGTAGCCGTGGTGATCTTTGTCGTCCTCGTTACCTTCGCGACACTCTTCCTGCACTTCTCACCCAAGGAGGAAGGCCTATGAGACCCGGCAGCATTCTTCTGATAGCCATCACGGGCCTTATCTGGGGCGTGACCGCCATGGTGGTGATTGGGGTCACCTTGACCCTTATCACTGGCGAAGTTGCTCTGCCTCAGGCGACGGCCGCCGGAGTGGCGGGCTTGATCGGAGCGCTGGTTCTGGTTTGGCGGCAGACTGCGGACATAAAAGGGATACCTGCCTGGGTGCTGTCCGCGGTCGTCCTAACGCTGGTTCTGCTGTTGGGTACGTTCGCAGCACCTTTCACTTTGCCTTTAAACAACGTTCCCTTTTGGCAATTGGCCGGACTGCTCGCGTTCGTTGCCAGCGTCACGGCGGCCAACCATGTGAGCCTCAACGGCGCAACTCTCGGGTCGATGTCCCGGTACGAACGTGAGGTTATCTACATCCGGATCTTCAAGGGAATTGGTTTTGTCGTCTTCACGATTATCGTCGCACTGCCTTTTTACGTGATGGTGATGACGTCGCTGAAAAGTCAGCAGGCGTTGCTTGCCAATCCGCTTGATCTGTCGATCGACCTATCGCAAGGACTTGACGGTCTCTTCCGGTCCTATGTCGAGCTCTTCACGCAGTTCAATTTCGGCCGCTATCTGATGGTCTCGGCCATCGTGTCGGTGGGGACCGTGATCCTGACGCTGCTGTTCTCGGTGCCCGGCGCCTACGCGGTTTCCCGTTTGCGGTTTCCGGGGCAAGCGCTTTTGTCCCGTTCGGTGCTCTTGATCTACATGGTTCCGGCGATTGTTCTGGTAATCCCGCTATATGCCGTGTTCTCACAGTTGGGCCTGCGCAACACGTTGACCGGTTTGCTGATTGTCTATCCAGCAACAACAATTCCGGTCGCGCTCTACATGTTGCAGGGCTACTTCCGGGGTCTTCCGTCCGAATTAGAAGAAGCTGGCCTGATGGACGGATTGTCCAGGCTTGGGGTGATCATGAAGATCACGCTGCCGTTGTCATTGCCGGCACTGGCCTCCGTATCGCTCTATGTGTTCATGATTGCCTGGAACGAGTTCCTGTTTGCTTTCATGTTCCTCGATGATCCGGACATTTTCACCCTTTCCCGCGGTGTGGTTTCGCTGAACTCTTCGGAAGTCCCACGCCAGCACTTGATGGCGGGGGCGGTGATCGCGACCGTTCCAGTTCTCTTCATCTTTCTTTGGTTCGAACGCTTCCTTGTCCAGGGCCTGACGGCCGGCAGTGTGAAGGGCTAACCAACTCATCAAAGAGCTCACAAGAAGCTCAAGGAGATATTCGTGTCACAGATTGAGTTAGACCAAGTCGCCCGGAAAATCCTGACGGACAACGACCAGGGCGGATACACGGTGCCGACAAAGGGGCTTTACCCCTACCAATGGAACTGGGATTCGGTCTTTGTTGCCCGCGGTTTCGCGACCTTCGATACCGACCGGGCCTGGCGGGAGATAGAGCTGCTCTTCGAAGGGCAATGGCGGGACGGGATGGTCCCGCATATCCTGTTCCGGAAGGACGACCCGAGCTATTTCCCCGGTCCATCCGTTTGGGGAACAGATGGCGGACCCATTCCAAGTTCAGGACACTCACAGCCTCCTGTTGCGGCAACAATCGTCCGGGACTTGCTGGAACTGGATGCCTCTGACGCCGCTCTGGATCGGGCGAAGTTGCTTTTCCCAAAAATCCTTCAATGGCACCGTTGGTTCATGGCTTACCGGGATCCAGACAACCTCGGTGTGATTGCTGTTATTCATCCATGGGAATCGGGGCGGGACAATCTTCCGGACTGGGATGACGCCTTACGCGGTGTCGAAATCAAGGATGTCGCTCCCTACGAGCGGAAAGACACCTCTCATGTCGACCCGGCCATGCGCCCGCACAAAGAGGACTATGACCGCTACCTTTCTATCGTTGCGGCTTGCCGGAAAGTGGGTTGGGAGCCTGAGAAGGTTGCCCGAACCTGTCCGTTTTTTGTAGCTGACCCCGGTATCACCTTCATCCTCTTGAGGGCTTGCCGCGATCTCCTGGCACTCGCAGACCGTCTTGGAGAAACTGCCGCGCAGCCGGAAGTTGAGGGGTGGATCAGCCGGATGGAAACGGGCGCTGCGCGCCTGTGGAATTCAGAGCTCAAGGCTCACGTCGCCATGAACCTGCGAACCGGGAAACAGTCAGACGGTGTTTCAAGTGCATCGTTCCTTGCGCCCTATGCAGGCCTCACTGACCCTGAGGTGTTAAAGCCGCTTCGGGAGCACTTCGACCGGATCAGCGCAAAAGTGCGATATCTGATGCCGTCCTACGACCCGGAGCACCAAGCCTATGAGCATTTGCGGTACTGGCGCGGCCCCGTCTGGGCGATGGTCAATTTCATGATTGCTCGCGGTTTCGCGGAAGCTGGTGATCCAGGCCGATCTGACAGGCTTCGGCGTGACACGGCGGCGCTCATTCAAACCGGCGGTTTTGCGGAATACTTCAGCCCGGAAACGGCAGAAGCCGCCGGTGGTGGATCATTCTCTTGGACAGCGGCGATTTGGCTTGCCTGGGCAAGACCATCGCAAGCAGATCAAGCGGCTTAAGGGGGCAATAGACATGGGTGCTATCCAGCTCAAGAGTATCGAGAAGTGGTTCGGTGACCTGCAAGTCATCAAGGGAATTGATCTCGATATCCAGGACGGAGAATTCGTTATCTTTGTCGGCCCATCCGGGTGCGGAAAGTCGACTTTGCTGCGTCTGATTTCGGGACTTGAAGAATCGAACCGCGGCGCAATCGAAATTGACGGCAAGGACGTCACCGCGTTGCCACCCTCCGGTCGCGGTCTTTCAATGGTGTTTCAGTCCTATGCGCTTTATCCGCACATGTCCGTTCGGGAAAATGTGGGCTTCGGGCTTAAGACCGCAGGCGTGCCAAAAGCGGAGATCGACCAGAAGGTCAATGCGGCCGCCGAAATCCTGAAGCTTGACGACTACCTCGAGCGCCGGCCCAAAGCGCTTTCCGGCGGTCAGCGGCAACGTGTTGCCATCGGCCGGGCCATTGTTCGCGAACCAAGCGCCTTCTTGTTT
This window of the Roseibium alexandrii DFL-11 genome carries:
- a CDS encoding LacI family DNA-binding transcriptional regulator, with translation MSGHRGSVTIDDVARHVGVAKGTVSRVLNNYTDISEATRERILKAVKDLGYQPSATARNLKRGRQDTLGIVIPVGHGNGADPFLSEFIDGIARALDELGIDLLVTTAHSRDHMIETLQRLIARRKVDGFILTRTEVEDPRIAFLSEQGFPFVTHGRSHLPDTHAWFDIDNEKTFADGVRHVYSLGHSRIGFIGGSLELNFALQRRDGYRAGLEALGVPFDPALETIVDLDEEGGLAGAERLLAGNDLPPTALLCVTDALAIGAIQYCRKHGLTVGSDVTIIGYDGLPFGDYLEPPLTTFSQSASEAGSRVARMLIDVLDGKDPKTLKALSEATLIRRASDGAPLKTPEALAEVLRSRLNQQP
- a CDS encoding carbohydrate ABC transporter permease; translation: MTAQDKTIAERRPPKGIGPMQRREMRLAYLMLAPTFLIILAIVAGPLFANFWISFKPVQLADLRSPSVLVNERMRGNPESAGDVATLEYRMRNSSQDKEIRDVVLRDTLPDGFDVTNVPEVCALQGASITCDIGTVPPKWRERLRFEGTVTAAYLAADRPERASTPEVSGDADNVLTNLDFTFDNFVRIFDADEFWSVLRVTFYYTIFGTAGALVLGLFAAQLLNTTFKGRGFLRGLFLFPYVSPVIAVAFTWVVLFDPFSGTINALLTKMGVVADPINFFGQRAVEFSFFGIQMEFPLALSTVIAFEAWRYFPLSFLFILARMQSLNTDIYEAAEMDGATPLQQFWYLSLPQLMGILSVLFLLRFIWTFNKFDDIFLLTGGNAGTRTLTVDVYEQGFALSNLGAGAAVAVVIFVVLVTFATLFLHFSPKEEGL
- a CDS encoding ABC transporter substrate-binding protein, producing MIGRSTFLTSTIAGVLALGITVAQAQTLRFWTTEEQPERLAKQEELAAAFKDKTGIEVDVIPVTESDLGTRATAAFAAGDLPDVIYHTLQYALPWAEAGILDTEAATEVLENLGTDTFAPGAVAMAAVEGGIASVPVDGWTQMVVYRKDLFDANGLAAPDSYENILAAVEKLHNPPEMFAFVAATKVDENFMSQVLEHVLLANGVSPVGSDGFKPLDEKKTIEALEFYKAIAEASPPGDLFWKQSRELYFAGKAAMIIWSPFILDELAGLRDSAPPTISDDPTSKELASKTGIVTTLKGPSNPDGAAWGDVRYFGITNDADTDAAMQFVEFSMDDGYMSTLSIAPEGKFPIRRGTNDNPTAFVEGWSKLPVGVDRKAPLTDLYDAETISTIVSGLDTAARWGVKEGQLSLASKIINSQAINRLVREYIDGERDAAQTVARMNEELAKIQ
- a CDS encoding carbohydrate ABC transporter permease, whose amino-acid sequence is MRPGSILLIAITGLIWGVTAMVVIGVTLTLITGEVALPQATAAGVAGLIGALVLVWRQTADIKGIPAWVLSAVVLTLVLLLGTFAAPFTLPLNNVPFWQLAGLLAFVASVTAANHVSLNGATLGSMSRYEREVIYIRIFKGIGFVVFTIIVALPFYVMVMTSLKSQQALLANPLDLSIDLSQGLDGLFRSYVELFTQFNFGRYLMVSAIVSVGTVILTLLFSVPGAYAVSRLRFPGQALLSRSVLLIYMVPAIVLVIPLYAVFSQLGLRNTLTGLLIVYPATTIPVALYMLQGYFRGLPSELEEAGLMDGLSRLGVIMKITLPLSLPALASVSLYVFMIAWNEFLFAFMFLDDPDIFTLSRGVVSLNSSEVPRQHLMAGAVIATVPVLFIFLWFERFLVQGLTAGSVKG
- a CDS encoding MGH1-like glycoside hydrolase domain-containing protein; this translates as MSQIELDQVARKILTDNDQGGYTVPTKGLYPYQWNWDSVFVARGFATFDTDRAWREIELLFEGQWRDGMVPHILFRKDDPSYFPGPSVWGTDGGPIPSSGHSQPPVAATIVRDLLELDASDAALDRAKLLFPKILQWHRWFMAYRDPDNLGVIAVIHPWESGRDNLPDWDDALRGVEIKDVAPYERKDTSHVDPAMRPHKEDYDRYLSIVAACRKVGWEPEKVARTCPFFVADPGITFILLRACRDLLALADRLGETAAQPEVEGWISRMETGAARLWNSELKAHVAMNLRTGKQSDGVSSASFLAPYAGLTDPEVLKPLREHFDRISAKVRYLMPSYDPEHQAYEHLRYWRGPVWAMVNFMIARGFAEAGDPGRSDRLRRDTAALIQTGGFAEYFSPETAEAAGGGSFSWTAAIWLAWARPSQADQAA
- a CDS encoding GAK system CofD-like protein, whose translation is MSEVTITRAVRMPDQFRIARFLSNPKLGPRLLFFSGGSALNDVSRCLKRYTHNSIHLVTPFDSGGSSQGLRLAFNMPAIGDLRSRLMALADETVLGQPDVFRLFTHRFSKESGQEELAGDLEAMIAGIHPLVAVVEQPMRTLIQNQLRTFQEGCPPTFDLRGASIGNLILAGGYLNQNKQLEPIIFLVAKLVGVLGHVKAVSDDNLHLAAKLATGDIVVGQHLLTGKEQAPLTSPIEEIFLNRSLQTREPAVSVFPERNTALVQSADLICYSPGSLYTSLIASLLPRGVGRAVASRTVPKVYVPSLGHDPEAPGMTLEDRVQVLLAYLRKDAGSDCPVERLLNFVVTDQGTEEDDIAAVEQLGITVLRLDLISSKSDPYYDPVPLCEALVSLT
- the rbsD gene encoding D-ribose pyranase gives rise to the protein MKRTPMLNRHMSTLIASLGHMDEIVIADAGLPVPPGVYVIDIAVSPGVPGFFDVLDVLTSELVVEKAVFAEEASAELATEIEVRLAHWAAETGKPIEHDRVPHEDFKTRTKQARAVIRTGECTPYANVILVSGVPF